In Negativicutes bacterium, a genomic segment contains:
- a CDS encoding AAA family ATPase: MRLLMMTILFPASISQNLGEAIALARQEKSYAELQTSDGQRHSVTYSALDSVESYRALWALVRNWKGSQHLIDGVEVPYESVQETIVCYIEGVRLSQKNWCWGDAAQSAGYTPLFPCRFIPISEANHLGWFQYGSLNREKIFIVDKIKLRQRIDYYLEKSNARFCPLLDGSRIDDIVRQLPSRIDPQQDDQWIYKQGWVKGRFQIIGVEKRQTSSRPLQQPAAAAAAHAPTKSENHSNQSESDLVMAERDIPLIHYHQIGGLDSVIAQVRENVELPLKMPQLFQHLGITPHRGILLFGPPGTGKTLLAKALANECNAHFIFVNGPELISKWHGETEANLRRIFEEAKAKAPSVILFDEVDALTPDRDQVTLHYEAVAVSQLLSLMDGLVDRGNVIVVGTTNRPQSVDAALKRPGRLDLQLEVGFPDKAGREDILRIHTAGMPLRSDVDLVRLAELTPEFSGAELASLCRDAGLLCIRERITIGSQDLLPDLSDEEIALMTVGQEHFLRALNNRNGVSQNY; the protein is encoded by the coding sequence ATGCGCTTATTGATGATGACTATTTTATTTCCGGCCAGTATCAGCCAGAATTTGGGAGAAGCGATTGCGTTAGCCCGCCAGGAAAAGAGTTATGCAGAACTACAGACTTCGGACGGTCAGCGTCATTCGGTCACTTACTCGGCCTTGGATTCAGTGGAATCTTATCGGGCTCTCTGGGCTTTGGTGCGCAATTGGAAAGGCAGTCAGCATTTAATCGATGGTGTTGAGGTGCCATATGAGAGTGTACAAGAGACGATCGTCTGTTATATCGAAGGGGTGCGGCTGAGCCAAAAAAACTGGTGCTGGGGTGATGCAGCCCAGAGTGCCGGTTACACTCCGCTTTTTCCCTGCCGCTTTATTCCGATTTCCGAAGCGAATCATCTGGGCTGGTTCCAGTACGGCAGTCTCAACCGGGAGAAGATTTTCATTGTCGATAAAATCAAGCTGCGTCAGCGAATTGATTATTATTTAGAAAAGAGCAACGCTCGCTTCTGCCCCTTGCTGGATGGATCCCGGATTGATGATATTGTCCGACAGTTACCCAGCCGGATTGACCCACAGCAAGACGATCAATGGATTTATAAACAAGGTTGGGTGAAAGGCCGCTTTCAAATTATCGGTGTGGAAAAACGTCAGACGAGCAGCCGACCGCTGCAGCAGCCGGCTGCGGCTGCAGCGGCACACGCGCCGACTAAGAGTGAAAATCACAGCAATCAATCAGAGTCGGATCTTGTCATGGCAGAGAGAGATATCCCTCTGATCCATTATCATCAAATCGGGGGACTCGATTCGGTCATCGCGCAGGTACGGGAAAATGTGGAGCTGCCTTTAAAAATGCCGCAGTTGTTTCAGCATCTGGGAATTACACCGCACCGGGGGATTCTGCTTTTCGGTCCCCCCGGAACAGGTAAAACCCTGCTTGCCAAGGCGCTTGCCAATGAATGCAATGCACATTTTATTTTTGTCAACGGTCCGGAATTGATTTCCAAGTGGCATGGCGAAACGGAAGCGAATTTACGCAGGATTTTCGAGGAGGCAAAAGCAAAGGCGCCATCGGTCATCTTGTTTGATGAGGTGGATGCCCTCACACCCGATCGGGATCAGGTTACCCTGCATTATGAGGCGGTAGCCGTATCCCAATTATTGTCTTTAATGGATGGGTTGGTAGACCGCGGCAATGTGATTGTTGTCGGCACAACCAACCGACCGCAGAGTGTGGATGCCGCTTTGAAACGTCCGGGCCGATTGGACCTGCAGTTGGAGGTGGGCTTTCCCGATAAGGCGGGGCGGGAAGATATTTTGCGCATTCATACCGCCGGTATGCCGCTGCGATCGGATGTCGATCTGGTGCGCTTAGCCGAACTGACACCGGAATTCAGCGGAGCGGAGCTGGCTTCTCTTTGCCGTGACGCCGGGTTATTATGTATTCGAGAAAGAATCACAATCGGCAGTCAGGATTTGCTTCCCGATTTAAGTGATGAGGAAATCGCATTGATGACTGTCGGGCAGGAACATTTCCTGCGGGCATTGAATAATAGAAATGGAGTATCGCAGAATTATTAA
- a CDS encoding GDSL-type esterase/lipase family protein — protein sequence MKYQHKTERRFHPIRIITLLLLCLIPLSLWLQADDSFNHAEPAAISYLKKDRSAALPERPANPLKPSSAPDVTALPAIDTTEISQDPIFQTTAFIGDSITEGLQILPPFDTVAIMAGRGLTLLQATENLADWQAGNPAAIFILLGINDMNYTSVDAAVYCSRYNDLLDALTQYYPDSTLYVQSILPVTADYASTLINNERITEFNNALKKLCAEKKITYIDISLPFCLADGSLNPEMSPDGLHLYFRQYGVWLGLLKHTLEDS from the coding sequence ATGAAATATCAACATAAAACAGAGCGCCGGTTTCATCCCATACGGATCATCACGCTGCTATTGCTCTGCCTGATCCCGCTGTCCTTATGGCTGCAAGCCGACGACTCTTTCAATCATGCCGAGCCCGCTGCCATTTCCTACTTAAAAAAAGATCGAAGCGCTGCTTTGCCCGAACGACCGGCGAATCCGTTAAAGCCAAGTTCCGCCCCGGACGTTACAGCCTTGCCGGCAATTGACACCACGGAAATCAGTCAGGACCCTATCTTTCAAACAACCGCTTTTATCGGTGATTCCATTACGGAAGGGCTGCAAATTCTGCCGCCCTTTGATACGGTAGCAATTATGGCCGGGCGCGGCTTAACTTTATTGCAGGCAACGGAGAACTTAGCGGATTGGCAGGCAGGGAATCCGGCGGCTATTTTTATTCTGCTTGGTATCAATGATATGAATTACACTTCCGTGGATGCGGCAGTCTACTGCAGCCGCTATAATGATTTGCTTGACGCGTTAACTCAATATTACCCTGACAGCACGCTTTATGTGCAGTCTATTCTGCCAGTCACAGCGGATTACGCCAGCACACTGATCAACAATGAAAGAATCACTGAATTCAACAACGCTTTAAAGAAACTATGTGCTGAAAAAAAAATCACCTATATCGATATCTCTCTGCCTTTCTGCTTAGCGGACGGCAGTTTGAACCCTGAGATGAGTCCCGATGGTCTGCACCTTTACTTTCGGCAGTACGGCGTCTGGCTGGGGCTGTTGAAGCATACCCTGGAGGATTCTTAA
- a CDS encoding DUF4358 domain-containing protein has protein sequence MKRFLRLVCCFFILVVLGFGGCVKTSDPLSTPSAAAKPVDLAQLAADIIEAAKFPEMLELSETRLQKFFAIDPELLDTFSIYLCAEPILSDEIVFLRLKDAKDMDAVKEIIEARQAAQKISFDSYLPKEGKKLGDALWFRYDTDLLYIVAPEGGAKAVTAAVEAAYK, from the coding sequence ATGAAGCGATTTCTGCGCCTGGTTTGTTGTTTCTTCATTTTAGTTGTTTTAGGCTTCGGTGGCTGCGTAAAAACCAGCGACCCTTTGTCAACGCCTTCTGCGGCTGCAAAACCGGTGGACTTGGCACAACTGGCAGCCGACATCATTGAGGCTGCTAAATTTCCGGAAATGCTGGAGTTGAGTGAAACACGTCTGCAGAAATTTTTCGCTATCGATCCGGAGCTGCTGGACACCTTTTCTATTTATCTCTGTGCGGAACCCATTCTGAGTGATGAAATTGTTTTTCTGCGTTTAAAAGACGCCAAAGATATGGATGCCGTCAAAGAGATAATTGAAGCCAGGCAGGCGGCCCAAAAAATCAGTTTTGACAGTTATTTGCCCAAAGAAGGCAAAAAACTCGGCGACGCTTTATGGTTTCGTTATGATACCGATTTACTCTACATCGTTGCGCCGGAAGGCGGCGCAAAAGCGGTCACCGCCGCAGTGGAAGCTGCTTACAAGTAG
- a CDS encoding GNAT family N-acetyltransferase, whose protein sequence is MSQSQILLRPLAAKDFPAIAAWLQDSAFLATYDYLPPKPLSLLEILSTWMRYLSNEQAVAFALCERESGKLIGWLGYDEWDKENQLATLFIGIGDAGMRGKGYGKAAMRELLRYGFEKMGLFKIQLQVLPFNLAGVALYERCGFVREGTMRQAVLREGIRYDLLNYGLLKEEWKNAMVSPES, encoded by the coding sequence ATGAGTCAAAGTCAGATTTTACTGCGCCCTTTGGCGGCCAAAGATTTTCCTGCCATTGCTGCCTGGCTGCAGGATTCTGCTTTTTTGGCTACTTATGATTACCTGCCGCCGAAACCGCTGTCTTTGTTGGAAATTCTCAGCACCTGGATGCGTTATTTAAGCAATGAGCAAGCGGTGGCTTTTGCTCTGTGCGAACGGGAAAGCGGCAAGCTGATCGGCTGGCTGGGCTATGATGAATGGGATAAAGAGAATCAATTGGCAACCTTATTTATCGGTATCGGCGATGCCGGCATGCGCGGTAAAGGGTACGGTAAAGCTGCGATGCGTGAATTGCTCCGGTATGGATTTGAAAAAATGGGCTTATTCAAAATTCAGCTGCAGGTTCTGCCTTTCAATCTGGCAGGGGTCGCGCTCTATGAACGCTGCGGTTTTGTGCGGGAAGGCACGATGCGCCAGGCCGTGCTGCGCGAAGGAATCCGCTATGATTTGCTGAATTACGGCTTGCTAAAAGAAGAGTGGAAGAATGCAATGGTTTCGCCGGAGAGCTGA
- a CDS encoding phosphatidylglycerol lysyltransferase domain-containing protein: MLTWKQPRPEDKALFDSFLSRTVRDSYETSFATLYLWRKYTHLEYAIDQDLLILYHHKQDFGSYYHPPYGYQKADLPEITRKLQAERPTDFLYGEVDEHFAFELKEMMGDSIELIADRDDFEYVYLVEDLINLSGRRYHGQKNHCNTFVKRYQPTSTSISTPQVHADCYHLLQRWKEAKGLADSELIAERCAIDEAMVLQEQLQLKSIAVYAEDRVVGFAIGEKLTEEMAVIHFEKADPTCRGAYAYLNQYFLATNFQQQRFVNRQEDVGDAGLRKVKTEYHPIKMVKKYYIRKVN, encoded by the coding sequence ATGTTAACCTGGAAGCAGCCGCGTCCGGAAGACAAAGCTTTATTTGATTCCTTTCTCAGCAGGACGGTGCGCGATAGTTACGAAACCTCCTTTGCCACTCTTTATCTTTGGCGGAAATATACGCACTTGGAGTACGCCATCGATCAAGACTTATTGATCCTTTATCATCATAAGCAGGACTTTGGCAGCTATTATCACCCGCCTTATGGCTATCAGAAAGCAGATCTGCCGGAAATAACGCGTAAGCTGCAGGCTGAGCGTCCCACCGATTTTCTATATGGTGAAGTGGATGAGCATTTTGCCTTTGAACTCAAGGAAATGATGGGAGATTCGATCGAGCTGATTGCCGATCGTGATGACTTTGAATATGTTTATTTGGTCGAAGATTTGATCAACTTGTCCGGACGCCGCTATCATGGTCAGAAAAATCACTGCAATACCTTTGTCAAACGATATCAGCCAACCTCAACATCAATTTCAACACCGCAGGTTCATGCCGACTGTTATCATCTGCTGCAGCGCTGGAAAGAAGCCAAAGGCCTGGCGGATTCCGAGCTGATTGCCGAACGCTGCGCCATAGACGAGGCTATGGTGCTGCAGGAGCAGCTGCAGCTCAAGAGTATTGCTGTGTACGCCGAAGACCGGGTCGTAGGTTTTGCAATTGGCGAAAAACTGACGGAGGAAATGGCGGTCATCCATTTTGAAAAGGCGGATCCGACCTGCCGCGGCGCCTATGCCTATCTCAATCAGTATTTTTTAGCCACGAATTTTCAACAGCAGCGCTTTGTCAATCGCCAGGAAGATGTTGGCGATGCAGGTTTGCGAAAAGTAAAGACCGAATATCATCCGATCAAAATGGTGAAAAAATACTATATCCGGAAAGTAAATTAA
- a CDS encoding DegV family protein — MSVRVLVDSTCDLPLNLQKKWDIGVAPLFVQLGKESYLDRVDLSIDDFYRWCRTHTELPKTAQPSVGNCEKLIRESLEHYDEVICLAISSALSGTAQSFRLAGEAYGSRVTVYDTLFGSLGVALMAVRAAEMSQMGLSTSDILLEVQNLRSELCVYVALDTLEYAVKGGRVSRLSYLAANLFTIKPIVHVDVDGSVKVKEKVRSEAKALRYLINVMKEKYAGTRPQRIGIAHGDCEERMYAFLQMVQDELHPLEIMLSEIGPAIGTYAAPGALLVAF; from the coding sequence ATGTCAGTACGCGTCCTGGTAGACAGCACCTGCGACTTGCCTTTGAATCTGCAGAAAAAGTGGGATATCGGCGTTGCGCCTTTGTTCGTACAGCTTGGCAAAGAAAGCTATTTGGATCGAGTCGATTTAAGCATCGATGATTTTTATCGCTGGTGTCGGACTCATACTGAGCTGCCGAAAACAGCCCAGCCGTCGGTTGGCAATTGTGAAAAACTGATCCGGGAAAGTCTGGAACATTATGATGAAGTGATTTGTCTGGCAATCTCTTCCGCCCTGTCCGGTACCGCGCAATCCTTTCGCCTGGCAGGTGAGGCATACGGCAGCCGAGTCACTGTCTATGATACGCTGTTCGGTTCTCTAGGTGTTGCCCTCATGGCTGTGAGAGCAGCCGAAATGAGTCAAATGGGTCTCTCCACCTCCGATATTCTTTTAGAAGTCCAGAACTTACGCTCCGAGCTTTGTGTCTATGTCGCTCTCGATACCCTGGAATATGCGGTCAAAGGCGGCCGCGTATCGCGTCTGTCCTATCTTGCCGCCAATCTCTTCACCATCAAACCGATCGTGCATGTTGATGTTGACGGATCTGTCAAAGTGAAAGAAAAAGTCCGCAGTGAAGCCAAAGCGCTGCGTTATCTGATCAATGTGATGAAAGAAAAATACGCAGGCACGCGTCCGCAGCGAATTGGAATTGCACATGGCGACTGTGAAGAACGGATGTATGCCTTTCTGCAAATGGTACAGGACGAACTGCATCCCTTGGAAATCATGCTCTCTGAAATCGGTCCGGCAATAGGTACCTATGCGGCACCGGGAGCTTTGTTGGTCGCTTTTTAA